A genomic stretch from Setaria viridis chromosome 1, Setaria_viridis_v4.0, whole genome shotgun sequence includes:
- the LOC140221655 gene encoding uncharacterized protein: MPMYRYLVLGQACFHLGIIDDAMVLLQTGRRLASAAFRRESVCWSDDSFTSSAAAAAVATVPSGKTSRSGSAYIIPAMESEAVSQLLAHVKLLLRRRAAAMAALDAGLPAEAVRHFSKILEARRGVLPHLFAAGLRSRVAAGEACNIDYYLLLGVRRGCMRSELERAHLLLSLKLKPPRATTARRCAIRLACPRCCCTGCCGRTRSAVLDEEAAVRQRAKDAAAAAAAAAAAALARSRKLRPGSKASGKGECGGRSDISRGRDTLAG, encoded by the exons ATGCCGATGTACAGGTACTTGGTCCTGGGCCAAGCTTGCTTTCACCTCGGCATCATAGACGACGCCATGGTGCTGCTCCagaccggccgccgcctcgcttCAGCGGCGTTCCGCCGCGAGAGCGTCTGCTGGTCCGACGACAGCTTcacgtcgtccgccgccgccgccgcggtcgccaCCGTTCCATCGGGGAAAACGTCGAGGTCCGGTTCGGCGTACATTATCCCGGCCATGGAATCGGAGGCCGTGTCCCAGCTCCTGGCGCACGTCAagctcctgctccgccgccgcgcggccgccatggccgcgctcGACGCAGGGCTGCCGGCCGAGGCTGTCCGCCATTTTTCCAAGATCCTCGAGGCACGCCGCGGTGTGCTGCCGCACCTCTTCGCCGCA GGACTCCGcagccgcgtcgccgccggcgaggcgtgcAACATCGACTACTACCTGCTGCTGGGCGTGCGACGCGGGTGCATGCGTTCCGAGCTGGAACGTGCGCACCTGCTGCTCTCGCTGAAGCTCAAGCCTCCTCGAGCTACCACGGCGAGGCGGTGCGCGATCAGGCTCGCATGCCCGCGCTGCTGCTGTACTGGATGCTGCGGAAGGACTCGTTCGGCCGTGCTTGACGAGGAGGCTGCCGTGAGGCAGAGGGCGAAggacgccgccgcagccgctgccgctgctgcggcCGCCGCGCTGGCGCGAAGCAGGAAGCTGCGCCCCGGGTCAAAGGCCTCTGGTAAAGGAGAATGCGGGGGCAGAAGCGACATTTCGCGTGGGCGAGACACGCTGGCAGGATGA
- the LOC117856081 gene encoding mitogen-activated protein kinase kinase kinase 3 isoform X2 has protein sequence MPFWWPGRRSSRPSSNRKDGPAPASAASVCCSPRHSVDAVPPTAYASASASPSSQWERAWARSLGSPAARRGADRAAAAAAAASTSLSGGGGSSGPGRAAAGRGLPLPRPVYNSAPQLLAPPSHAAAARGGSPVSSGSSSESDEAADSRNHRHADSTIYPGARTMPPDEHKCTMEEKHLVSHSAPREHHRFFEVPVTNVREIHLKSLEASTSAVSSRGRSFHKDTLYARTRSLSPSPRKHAFASSYASPRDLGFSPRSTVKRMDDLKSLSQPLPRPPAPITSCPIPSSLSASTQSLSEWKKGKLLGSGTFGQVYLGFNSESGKFCAIKEVQVILDDPKSKERLRQLNQEVDILRQLSHQNIVQYYGSELTDEALSIYLEFVSGGSIHKLLRDYGPFKEPVIRNYTRQILSGLAYLHGRKTVHRDIKGANVLVGPNGEVKLADFGMAKHIASYAEIHSFRGSPYWMAPEVIMNKNGYSLEVDIWSLGCTVIEMGTGRHPWHPHGDVPAMFKIVNTKYIPEIPESFSKEGKDFLSLCLKRDPAQRPSATQLLGHPFVQDHQAVTKYNITQFRDGLSLPAEAWHKKSNKEPSSKRSIPPLGGIGGLRARGFAGFSSAFPSPNKTSSSHIDLRANMSLPVSPCSSPLQRVKQSNWSCIASPSHPALPSGSAAYNPVSYMQNQMRGSDPVPDPWHDIGQRPQSPYGSPKRF, from the exons ATGCCCTTCTGgtggccggggaggaggtcgTCCAGGCCGAGCTCCAACCGCAAGGACGGGCCCGCGCCAGCATCCGCCGCCTCGGTTTGCTGCTCGCCGCGCCACTCCGTAGACGCCGTTCCCCCCACCGCCTACGCGTCCGCCagcgcgtcgccgtcgtcccAGTGGGAGCGGGCGTGGGCGCGCAGCCTCggctccccggcggcgcggcggggcgcggatagggccgccgccgccgccgccgccgcatccacctcgctgtccggcggcggcggaagctcgGGGCCGGGGAGAGCGGCTGCCGGCCGGGGTTTACCTCTCCCGCGCCCCGTGTACAATTCGGCGCCGCAGCTGTTGGCGCCCCCAtcccacgcggcggcggcgcgcgggggctCGCCGGTGTCGAGCGGGAGCTCGTCGGAGTCAGACGAGGCGGCGGACAGCCGAAATCACAG GCATGCAGATTCCACTATCTATCCTGGAGCAAGAACTATGCCTCCTGATGAACACAAGTGCACCATGGAAGAGAAACACCTTGTTTCACATAGTGCTCCCCGTGAGCACCATCGGTTTTTTGAGGTGCCTGTCACCAATGTCAGAGAAATTCATTTGAAAAGCCTTGAAGCTTCAACGAGTGCGGTCTCATCGCGTGGTAGAAGTTTTCACAAGGATACGCTATATGCGAGAACGAGGAGTCTTTCCCCAAGCCCAAGAAAGCATGCTTTTGCTTCAAGTTATGCAAGTCCACGAGATCTTGGGTTTAGTCCAAGGTCAACGGTTAAGAGGATGGATGATCTGAAGAGCCTGTCTCAACCCTTGCCTCGTCCACCAGCTCCTATTACTAGCTGTCCCATTCCTTCATCTCTCAGTGCTTCCACCCAATCCCTGTCagagtggaaaaaggggaagctGCTAGGTAGCGGCACATTTGGTCAGGTTTACCTTGGATTCAACAG TGAAAGTGGGAAGTTTTGCGCAATAAAGGAGGTACAAGTTATTTTGGATGATCCAAAGTCAAAAGAACGCCTCAGACAATTGAATCAG GAAGTAGATATTCTTAGACAACTCTCACACCAAAACATTGTGCAATACTATGGAAGTGAACTG ACTGATGAGGCACTCTCCATCTATCTTGAGTTTGTTTCTGGAGGTTCGATCCATAAATTACTTAGAGATTATGGTCCTTTTAAGGAACCTGTTATTCGTAACTATACCCGGCAGATTCTTTCTGGACTTGCCTACCTGCATGGTAGGAAAACTGTGCACAG AGATATAAAAGGAGCGAACGTACTTGTTGGCCCAAATGGCGAAGTTAAGCTTGCTGATTTTGGCATGGCTAAACAT ATAGCATCTTATGCTGAAATACACTCATTTAGAGGAAGCCCATACTGGATGGCTCCTGAG GTTATAATGAATAAAAATGGGTACAGTCTTGAAGTTGATATCTGGAGCCTTGGGTGCACAGTTATTGAAATGGGAACTGGGAGACATCCTTGGCATCCGCATGGAGAT GTACCTGCAATGTTTAAGATAGTTAACACTAAATATATACCAGAAATCCCAGAGAGTTTCTCTAAAGAAGGGAAAGATTTCCTGAGTTTGTGCTTAAAGCGTGATCCAGCACAGCGCCCCTCTGCAACTCAGTTGCTGGGTCACCCTTTTGTTCAAGACCATCAAGCAGTGACCAAATACAATATTACTCAGTTCAGAGATGGACTATCTTTACCTGCAGAGGCATGGCATAAAAAG TCCAACAAAGAACCTTCATCGAAGAGAAGCATTCCGCCTCTGGGGGGCATTGGGGGACTTAGAGCGCGAGGTTTTGCAGGGTTTTCCTCAGCATTTCCTTCACCCAACAAAACATCCAG CAGCCATATTGATTTGAGAGCAAATATGTCCCTCCCAGTGTCCCCATGCTCAAGCCCGTTACAGCGGGTGAAGCAATCAAACTGGAGCTGCATTGCTTCTCCATCGCATCCAGCATTGCCCTCAGGATCTGCAGCCTACAACCCAGTCAGTTACATGCAGAACCAGATGAGAGGAAGCGACCCAGTTCCAGATCCTTGGCACGACATCGGCCAGAGACCACAAAGCCCATATGGCTCCCCAAAGCGGTTCTGA
- the LOC117856081 gene encoding mitogen-activated protein kinase kinase kinase 3 isoform X3, which yields MPFWWPGRRSSRPSSNRKDGPAPASAASVCCSPRHSVDAVPPTAYASASASPSSQWERAWARSLGSPAARRGADRAAAAAAAASTSLSGGGGSSGPGRAAAGRGLPLPRPVYNSAPQLLAPPSHAAAARGGSPVSSGSSSESDEAADSRNHRHADSTIYPGARTMPPDEHKCTMEEKHLVSHSAPREHHRFFEVPVTNVREIHLKSLEASTSAVSSRGRSFHKDTLYARTRSLSPSPRKHAFASSYASPRDLGFSPRSTVKRMDDLKSLSQPLPRPPAPITSCPIPSSLSASTQSLSEWKKGKLLGSGTFGQVYLGFNSESGKFCAIKEVQVILDDPKSKERLRQLNQEVDILRQLSHQNIVQYYGSELTDEALSIYLEFVSGGSIHKLLRDYGPFKEPVIRNYTRQILSGLAYLHGRKTVHRDIKGANVLVGPNGEVKLADFGMAKHQIASYAEIHSFRGSPYWMAPEVIMNKNGYSLEVDIWSLGCTVIEMGTGRHPWHPHGDVPAMFKIVNTKYIPEIPESFSKEGKDFLSLCLKRDPAQRPSATQLLGHPFVQDHQAVTKYNITQFRDGLSLPAEAWHKKSNKEPSSKRSIPPLGGIGGLRARGFAGFSSAFPSPNKTSSHIDLRANMSLPVSPCSSPLQRVKQSNWSCIASPSHPALPSGSAAYNPVSYMQNQMRGSDPVPDPWHDIGQRPQSPYGSPKRF from the exons ATGCCCTTCTGgtggccggggaggaggtcgTCCAGGCCGAGCTCCAACCGCAAGGACGGGCCCGCGCCAGCATCCGCCGCCTCGGTTTGCTGCTCGCCGCGCCACTCCGTAGACGCCGTTCCCCCCACCGCCTACGCGTCCGCCagcgcgtcgccgtcgtcccAGTGGGAGCGGGCGTGGGCGCGCAGCCTCggctccccggcggcgcggcggggcgcggatagggccgccgccgccgccgccgccgcatccacctcgctgtccggcggcggcggaagctcgGGGCCGGGGAGAGCGGCTGCCGGCCGGGGTTTACCTCTCCCGCGCCCCGTGTACAATTCGGCGCCGCAGCTGTTGGCGCCCCCAtcccacgcggcggcggcgcgcgggggctCGCCGGTGTCGAGCGGGAGCTCGTCGGAGTCAGACGAGGCGGCGGACAGCCGAAATCACAG GCATGCAGATTCCACTATCTATCCTGGAGCAAGAACTATGCCTCCTGATGAACACAAGTGCACCATGGAAGAGAAACACCTTGTTTCACATAGTGCTCCCCGTGAGCACCATCGGTTTTTTGAGGTGCCTGTCACCAATGTCAGAGAAATTCATTTGAAAAGCCTTGAAGCTTCAACGAGTGCGGTCTCATCGCGTGGTAGAAGTTTTCACAAGGATACGCTATATGCGAGAACGAGGAGTCTTTCCCCAAGCCCAAGAAAGCATGCTTTTGCTTCAAGTTATGCAAGTCCACGAGATCTTGGGTTTAGTCCAAGGTCAACGGTTAAGAGGATGGATGATCTGAAGAGCCTGTCTCAACCCTTGCCTCGTCCACCAGCTCCTATTACTAGCTGTCCCATTCCTTCATCTCTCAGTGCTTCCACCCAATCCCTGTCagagtggaaaaaggggaagctGCTAGGTAGCGGCACATTTGGTCAGGTTTACCTTGGATTCAACAG TGAAAGTGGGAAGTTTTGCGCAATAAAGGAGGTACAAGTTATTTTGGATGATCCAAAGTCAAAAGAACGCCTCAGACAATTGAATCAG GAAGTAGATATTCTTAGACAACTCTCACACCAAAACATTGTGCAATACTATGGAAGTGAACTG ACTGATGAGGCACTCTCCATCTATCTTGAGTTTGTTTCTGGAGGTTCGATCCATAAATTACTTAGAGATTATGGTCCTTTTAAGGAACCTGTTATTCGTAACTATACCCGGCAGATTCTTTCTGGACTTGCCTACCTGCATGGTAGGAAAACTGTGCACAG AGATATAAAAGGAGCGAACGTACTTGTTGGCCCAAATGGCGAAGTTAAGCTTGCTGATTTTGGCATGGCTAAACAT CAGATAGCATCTTATGCTGAAATACACTCATTTAGAGGAAGCCCATACTGGATGGCTCCTGAG GTTATAATGAATAAAAATGGGTACAGTCTTGAAGTTGATATCTGGAGCCTTGGGTGCACAGTTATTGAAATGGGAACTGGGAGACATCCTTGGCATCCGCATGGAGAT GTACCTGCAATGTTTAAGATAGTTAACACTAAATATATACCAGAAATCCCAGAGAGTTTCTCTAAAGAAGGGAAAGATTTCCTGAGTTTGTGCTTAAAGCGTGATCCAGCACAGCGCCCCTCTGCAACTCAGTTGCTGGGTCACCCTTTTGTTCAAGACCATCAAGCAGTGACCAAATACAATATTACTCAGTTCAGAGATGGACTATCTTTACCTGCAGAGGCATGGCATAAAAAG TCCAACAAAGAACCTTCATCGAAGAGAAGCATTCCGCCTCTGGGGGGCATTGGGGGACTTAGAGCGCGAGGTTTTGCAGGGTTTTCCTCAGCATTTCCTTCACCCAACAAAACATCCAG CCATATTGATTTGAGAGCAAATATGTCCCTCCCAGTGTCCCCATGCTCAAGCCCGTTACAGCGGGTGAAGCAATCAAACTGGAGCTGCATTGCTTCTCCATCGCATCCAGCATTGCCCTCAGGATCTGCAGCCTACAACCCAGTCAGTTACATGCAGAACCAGATGAGAGGAAGCGACCCAGTTCCAGATCCTTGGCACGACATCGGCCAGAGACCACAAAGCCCATATGGCTCCCCAAAGCGGTTCTGA
- the LOC117856081 gene encoding mitogen-activated protein kinase kinase kinase 3 isoform X4 gives MPFWWPGRRSSRPSSNRKDGPAPASAASVCCSPRHSVDAVPPTAYASASASPSSQWERAWARSLGSPAARRGADRAAAAAAAASTSLSGGGGSSGPGRAAAGRGLPLPRPVYNSAPQLLAPPSHAAAARGGSPVSSGSSSESDEAADSRNHRHADSTIYPGARTMPPDEHKCTMEEKHLVSHSAPREHHRFFEVPVTNVREIHLKSLEASTSAVSSRGRSFHKDTLYARTRSLSPSPRKHAFASSYASPRDLGFSPRSTVKRMDDLKSLSQPLPRPPAPITSCPIPSSLSASTQSLSEWKKGKLLGSGTFGQVYLGFNSESGKFCAIKEVQVILDDPKSKERLRQLNQEVDILRQLSHQNIVQYYGSELTDEALSIYLEFVSGGSIHKLLRDYGPFKEPVIRNYTRQILSGLAYLHGRKTVHRDIKGANVLVGPNGEVKLADFGMAKHIASYAEIHSFRGSPYWMAPEVIMNKNGYSLEVDIWSLGCTVIEMGTGRHPWHPHGDVPAMFKIVNTKYIPEIPESFSKEGKDFLSLCLKRDPAQRPSATQLLGHPFVQDHQAVTKYNITQFRDGLSLPAEAWHKKSNKEPSSKRSIPPLGGIGGLRARGFAGFSSAFPSPNKTSSHIDLRANMSLPVSPCSSPLQRVKQSNWSCIASPSHPALPSGSAAYNPVSYMQNQMRGSDPVPDPWHDIGQRPQSPYGSPKRF, from the exons ATGCCCTTCTGgtggccggggaggaggtcgTCCAGGCCGAGCTCCAACCGCAAGGACGGGCCCGCGCCAGCATCCGCCGCCTCGGTTTGCTGCTCGCCGCGCCACTCCGTAGACGCCGTTCCCCCCACCGCCTACGCGTCCGCCagcgcgtcgccgtcgtcccAGTGGGAGCGGGCGTGGGCGCGCAGCCTCggctccccggcggcgcggcggggcgcggatagggccgccgccgccgccgccgccgcatccacctcgctgtccggcggcggcggaagctcgGGGCCGGGGAGAGCGGCTGCCGGCCGGGGTTTACCTCTCCCGCGCCCCGTGTACAATTCGGCGCCGCAGCTGTTGGCGCCCCCAtcccacgcggcggcggcgcgcgggggctCGCCGGTGTCGAGCGGGAGCTCGTCGGAGTCAGACGAGGCGGCGGACAGCCGAAATCACAG GCATGCAGATTCCACTATCTATCCTGGAGCAAGAACTATGCCTCCTGATGAACACAAGTGCACCATGGAAGAGAAACACCTTGTTTCACATAGTGCTCCCCGTGAGCACCATCGGTTTTTTGAGGTGCCTGTCACCAATGTCAGAGAAATTCATTTGAAAAGCCTTGAAGCTTCAACGAGTGCGGTCTCATCGCGTGGTAGAAGTTTTCACAAGGATACGCTATATGCGAGAACGAGGAGTCTTTCCCCAAGCCCAAGAAAGCATGCTTTTGCTTCAAGTTATGCAAGTCCACGAGATCTTGGGTTTAGTCCAAGGTCAACGGTTAAGAGGATGGATGATCTGAAGAGCCTGTCTCAACCCTTGCCTCGTCCACCAGCTCCTATTACTAGCTGTCCCATTCCTTCATCTCTCAGTGCTTCCACCCAATCCCTGTCagagtggaaaaaggggaagctGCTAGGTAGCGGCACATTTGGTCAGGTTTACCTTGGATTCAACAG TGAAAGTGGGAAGTTTTGCGCAATAAAGGAGGTACAAGTTATTTTGGATGATCCAAAGTCAAAAGAACGCCTCAGACAATTGAATCAG GAAGTAGATATTCTTAGACAACTCTCACACCAAAACATTGTGCAATACTATGGAAGTGAACTG ACTGATGAGGCACTCTCCATCTATCTTGAGTTTGTTTCTGGAGGTTCGATCCATAAATTACTTAGAGATTATGGTCCTTTTAAGGAACCTGTTATTCGTAACTATACCCGGCAGATTCTTTCTGGACTTGCCTACCTGCATGGTAGGAAAACTGTGCACAG AGATATAAAAGGAGCGAACGTACTTGTTGGCCCAAATGGCGAAGTTAAGCTTGCTGATTTTGGCATGGCTAAACAT ATAGCATCTTATGCTGAAATACACTCATTTAGAGGAAGCCCATACTGGATGGCTCCTGAG GTTATAATGAATAAAAATGGGTACAGTCTTGAAGTTGATATCTGGAGCCTTGGGTGCACAGTTATTGAAATGGGAACTGGGAGACATCCTTGGCATCCGCATGGAGAT GTACCTGCAATGTTTAAGATAGTTAACACTAAATATATACCAGAAATCCCAGAGAGTTTCTCTAAAGAAGGGAAAGATTTCCTGAGTTTGTGCTTAAAGCGTGATCCAGCACAGCGCCCCTCTGCAACTCAGTTGCTGGGTCACCCTTTTGTTCAAGACCATCAAGCAGTGACCAAATACAATATTACTCAGTTCAGAGATGGACTATCTTTACCTGCAGAGGCATGGCATAAAAAG TCCAACAAAGAACCTTCATCGAAGAGAAGCATTCCGCCTCTGGGGGGCATTGGGGGACTTAGAGCGCGAGGTTTTGCAGGGTTTTCCTCAGCATTTCCTTCACCCAACAAAACATCCAG CCATATTGATTTGAGAGCAAATATGTCCCTCCCAGTGTCCCCATGCTCAAGCCCGTTACAGCGGGTGAAGCAATCAAACTGGAGCTGCATTGCTTCTCCATCGCATCCAGCATTGCCCTCAGGATCTGCAGCCTACAACCCAGTCAGTTACATGCAGAACCAGATGAGAGGAAGCGACCCAGTTCCAGATCCTTGGCACGACATCGGCCAGAGACCACAAAGCCCATATGGCTCCCCAAAGCGGTTCTGA
- the LOC117856081 gene encoding mitogen-activated protein kinase kinase kinase 3 isoform X1: MPFWWPGRRSSRPSSNRKDGPAPASAASVCCSPRHSVDAVPPTAYASASASPSSQWERAWARSLGSPAARRGADRAAAAAAAASTSLSGGGGSSGPGRAAAGRGLPLPRPVYNSAPQLLAPPSHAAAARGGSPVSSGSSSESDEAADSRNHRHADSTIYPGARTMPPDEHKCTMEEKHLVSHSAPREHHRFFEVPVTNVREIHLKSLEASTSAVSSRGRSFHKDTLYARTRSLSPSPRKHAFASSYASPRDLGFSPRSTVKRMDDLKSLSQPLPRPPAPITSCPIPSSLSASTQSLSEWKKGKLLGSGTFGQVYLGFNSESGKFCAIKEVQVILDDPKSKERLRQLNQEVDILRQLSHQNIVQYYGSELTDEALSIYLEFVSGGSIHKLLRDYGPFKEPVIRNYTRQILSGLAYLHGRKTVHRDIKGANVLVGPNGEVKLADFGMAKHQIASYAEIHSFRGSPYWMAPEVIMNKNGYSLEVDIWSLGCTVIEMGTGRHPWHPHGDVPAMFKIVNTKYIPEIPESFSKEGKDFLSLCLKRDPAQRPSATQLLGHPFVQDHQAVTKYNITQFRDGLSLPAEAWHKKSNKEPSSKRSIPPLGGIGGLRARGFAGFSSAFPSPNKTSSSHIDLRANMSLPVSPCSSPLQRVKQSNWSCIASPSHPALPSGSAAYNPVSYMQNQMRGSDPVPDPWHDIGQRPQSPYGSPKRF; this comes from the exons ATGCCCTTCTGgtggccggggaggaggtcgTCCAGGCCGAGCTCCAACCGCAAGGACGGGCCCGCGCCAGCATCCGCCGCCTCGGTTTGCTGCTCGCCGCGCCACTCCGTAGACGCCGTTCCCCCCACCGCCTACGCGTCCGCCagcgcgtcgccgtcgtcccAGTGGGAGCGGGCGTGGGCGCGCAGCCTCggctccccggcggcgcggcggggcgcggatagggccgccgccgccgccgccgccgcatccacctcgctgtccggcggcggcggaagctcgGGGCCGGGGAGAGCGGCTGCCGGCCGGGGTTTACCTCTCCCGCGCCCCGTGTACAATTCGGCGCCGCAGCTGTTGGCGCCCCCAtcccacgcggcggcggcgcgcgggggctCGCCGGTGTCGAGCGGGAGCTCGTCGGAGTCAGACGAGGCGGCGGACAGCCGAAATCACAG GCATGCAGATTCCACTATCTATCCTGGAGCAAGAACTATGCCTCCTGATGAACACAAGTGCACCATGGAAGAGAAACACCTTGTTTCACATAGTGCTCCCCGTGAGCACCATCGGTTTTTTGAGGTGCCTGTCACCAATGTCAGAGAAATTCATTTGAAAAGCCTTGAAGCTTCAACGAGTGCGGTCTCATCGCGTGGTAGAAGTTTTCACAAGGATACGCTATATGCGAGAACGAGGAGTCTTTCCCCAAGCCCAAGAAAGCATGCTTTTGCTTCAAGTTATGCAAGTCCACGAGATCTTGGGTTTAGTCCAAGGTCAACGGTTAAGAGGATGGATGATCTGAAGAGCCTGTCTCAACCCTTGCCTCGTCCACCAGCTCCTATTACTAGCTGTCCCATTCCTTCATCTCTCAGTGCTTCCACCCAATCCCTGTCagagtggaaaaaggggaagctGCTAGGTAGCGGCACATTTGGTCAGGTTTACCTTGGATTCAACAG TGAAAGTGGGAAGTTTTGCGCAATAAAGGAGGTACAAGTTATTTTGGATGATCCAAAGTCAAAAGAACGCCTCAGACAATTGAATCAG GAAGTAGATATTCTTAGACAACTCTCACACCAAAACATTGTGCAATACTATGGAAGTGAACTG ACTGATGAGGCACTCTCCATCTATCTTGAGTTTGTTTCTGGAGGTTCGATCCATAAATTACTTAGAGATTATGGTCCTTTTAAGGAACCTGTTATTCGTAACTATACCCGGCAGATTCTTTCTGGACTTGCCTACCTGCATGGTAGGAAAACTGTGCACAG AGATATAAAAGGAGCGAACGTACTTGTTGGCCCAAATGGCGAAGTTAAGCTTGCTGATTTTGGCATGGCTAAACAT CAGATAGCATCTTATGCTGAAATACACTCATTTAGAGGAAGCCCATACTGGATGGCTCCTGAG GTTATAATGAATAAAAATGGGTACAGTCTTGAAGTTGATATCTGGAGCCTTGGGTGCACAGTTATTGAAATGGGAACTGGGAGACATCCTTGGCATCCGCATGGAGAT GTACCTGCAATGTTTAAGATAGTTAACACTAAATATATACCAGAAATCCCAGAGAGTTTCTCTAAAGAAGGGAAAGATTTCCTGAGTTTGTGCTTAAAGCGTGATCCAGCACAGCGCCCCTCTGCAACTCAGTTGCTGGGTCACCCTTTTGTTCAAGACCATCAAGCAGTGACCAAATACAATATTACTCAGTTCAGAGATGGACTATCTTTACCTGCAGAGGCATGGCATAAAAAG TCCAACAAAGAACCTTCATCGAAGAGAAGCATTCCGCCTCTGGGGGGCATTGGGGGACTTAGAGCGCGAGGTTTTGCAGGGTTTTCCTCAGCATTTCCTTCACCCAACAAAACATCCAG CAGCCATATTGATTTGAGAGCAAATATGTCCCTCCCAGTGTCCCCATGCTCAAGCCCGTTACAGCGGGTGAAGCAATCAAACTGGAGCTGCATTGCTTCTCCATCGCATCCAGCATTGCCCTCAGGATCTGCAGCCTACAACCCAGTCAGTTACATGCAGAACCAGATGAGAGGAAGCGACCCAGTTCCAGATCCTTGGCACGACATCGGCCAGAGACCACAAAGCCCATATGGCTCCCCAAAGCGGTTCTGA